A part of Sulfurifustis variabilis genomic DNA contains:
- the infA gene encoding translation initiation factor IF-1 gives MAKEEHIEMEGTIVETLPNTLFRVKLDNGHMVTAHISGKMRKNYIRILTGDRVTVQLTPYDLSKGRITFRAR, from the coding sequence GTGGCGAAAGAAGAGCATATTGAGATGGAGGGCACCATCGTCGAGACCCTGCCCAACACACTGTTTCGGGTGAAGCTCGACAACGGTCACATGGTGACCGCGCACATCTCGGGCAAGATGCGGAAGAACTATATTCGTATCCTCACCGGCGACCGCGTGACGGTACAGCTCACCCCGTACGACCTCTCCAAGGGCCGGATCACGTTCCGCGCCCGCTAG
- the clpA gene encoding ATP-dependent Clp protease ATP-binding subunit ClpA yields the protein MLSQELELSLNAAFQAAREKRHEFITVEHLLMALLDNPSAARVLRACGGNIDELRRNLTHFLSENVPVLPPNSKIDTQPTIGFQRVIQRAVLHVQGVGKKEVTGANVLVAIFGEKESHAIYFLHKQNISRFDVVNYISHGISKVPGEGQGELPAPEDNDEASPSGEKSPLDSFCVNLNEQARLGKIDPLIGREREVERTIQVLCRRRKNNPLFVGEAGVGKTAIAEGLAKKIVDGEVPEVLSHSTIYALDMGALLAGTKYRGDFEKRLKAVLHHLKRQEHAVLFIDEIHTIIGAGAASGGAMDASNLLKPVLSTGELKCIGSTTYQEYRNIFEKDRALSRRFQKIDVTEPSVDETFEILKGLKTRFERHHSVRYTNQALRSAVELSHRYINDRHLPDKAIDVIDEAGASQQLMAPSKRKKTIGVHDIEGIVAKMARIPPKTVSSSDIESLRNLERDLKMVVFGQDEAIEALATSIKLSRSGLGQPEKPVGCYLFSGPTGVGKTEVTRQLARVLGVELIRFDMSEYMERHTVSRLIGAPPGYVGFDQGGLLTEAITKHPHSVLLLDEIEKAHPDVFNLLLQVMDHGTLTDNNGRKADFRNVILVMTTNAGAQQVSRASIGFTQQDHTGDDVQEIKRMFSPEFRNRLDATIRFKPLDDETIMHVVNKFVLELEAQLADKHVTIELDEAARRWLARHGHDVAMGARPMARLIQEKVKKPLADQLLFGRLSGGGHVKVTLGPDGDDLALAFEAARRTAEESTH from the coding sequence ATGCTTTCCCAGGAACTGGAGCTGTCCCTGAATGCCGCCTTCCAGGCGGCGCGCGAGAAGCGCCACGAATTCATCACCGTCGAGCACCTGCTCATGGCGCTGCTGGACAACCCGTCCGCGGCCCGGGTGCTGCGGGCGTGCGGCGGAAACATCGACGAGCTGAGGCGCAACCTGACCCATTTCCTCAGCGAGAACGTCCCGGTCCTGCCGCCGAACAGCAAGATCGACACGCAGCCGACCATCGGCTTCCAGCGGGTGATCCAGCGTGCCGTGCTGCACGTGCAGGGCGTGGGCAAGAAGGAGGTGACGGGCGCGAACGTCCTGGTCGCGATCTTCGGCGAGAAGGAGTCGCACGCGATCTACTTTCTGCACAAGCAGAACATCAGCCGTTTCGACGTCGTCAACTACATCTCGCACGGCATCTCGAAGGTGCCGGGAGAAGGGCAGGGTGAGCTGCCGGCTCCCGAGGACAACGACGAGGCCTCCCCGTCCGGCGAGAAGAGTCCGCTCGACTCGTTCTGCGTGAACCTGAACGAACAGGCGCGCCTGGGGAAGATCGACCCGCTGATCGGGCGCGAGCGCGAGGTCGAGCGCACCATCCAGGTGCTCTGCCGGCGACGCAAGAACAACCCGCTCTTCGTCGGCGAAGCGGGCGTGGGCAAGACGGCCATCGCCGAGGGGCTCGCCAAGAAAATCGTGGACGGCGAGGTGCCCGAGGTGCTCTCGCACAGCACGATCTACGCGCTCGACATGGGCGCGCTGCTCGCCGGGACCAAGTACCGCGGCGATTTCGAGAAGCGGCTGAAGGCCGTGCTCCACCACCTCAAGCGCCAGGAACACGCGGTCCTCTTCATCGACGAGATCCACACGATCATCGGCGCCGGGGCGGCTTCGGGCGGCGCCATGGACGCCTCCAACCTCCTGAAGCCCGTGCTCTCGACCGGTGAGCTCAAGTGCATCGGCTCGACGACGTACCAGGAATACCGGAACATCTTCGAGAAGGATCGGGCGCTCTCGCGTCGGTTCCAGAAGATCGACGTGACCGAGCCCTCGGTGGACGAGACCTTCGAGATTCTCAAGGGCCTGAAGACGCGCTTCGAGCGCCACCACAGCGTGCGTTACACGAACCAGGCGCTGCGCTCGGCCGTCGAGCTCTCCCATCGTTACATCAACGACCGGCATCTTCCGGACAAGGCGATCGACGTCATCGACGAGGCGGGTGCGAGCCAGCAGCTCATGGCGCCCAGCAAGCGCAAGAAGACGATCGGCGTCCACGACATCGAAGGCATTGTCGCGAAGATGGCGCGCATCCCGCCCAAGACCGTGTCCTCCTCGGACATCGAGTCGCTGCGCAACCTGGAACGCGACCTCAAGATGGTGGTGTTCGGCCAGGACGAAGCGATCGAGGCCCTCGCGACCTCCATCAAGCTGTCGCGCTCGGGACTCGGCCAGCCCGAGAAGCCGGTCGGCTGTTATCTCTTTTCCGGCCCCACGGGCGTCGGCAAGACCGAGGTGACGCGCCAGCTGGCGCGCGTGCTCGGCGTGGAGCTCATCCGCTTCGACATGTCGGAGTACATGGAGCGGCACACCGTGTCGCGCCTCATCGGGGCGCCTCCGGGCTACGTCGGCTTCGACCAGGGCGGACTGCTCACGGAGGCGATCACCAAGCACCCGCACTCGGTGCTGCTGCTCGACGAGATCGAGAAGGCGCACCCGGACGTGTTCAACCTGCTGCTGCAGGTGATGGACCACGGCACGTTGACCGACAACAACGGGCGCAAGGCCGACTTCCGCAACGTCATCCTGGTAATGACGACGAACGCCGGCGCGCAGCAGGTCAGCCGGGCGTCGATCGGCTTCACGCAGCAGGACCACACCGGCGACGACGTTCAGGAGATCAAGCGGATGTTCAGCCCGGAGTTCCGCAACCGTCTGGACGCGACCATCCGCTTCAAGCCGCTCGACGACGAGACGATCATGCACGTGGTCAACAAGTTTGTGCTCGAGCTCGAGGCCCAGCTGGCCGACAAGCACGTGACCATCGAGCTGGACGAGGCGGCGCGCCGCTGGCTCGCCAGGCACGGACACGACGTCGCCATGGGCGCCCGCCCGATGGCGCGCCTGATTCAGGAGAAGGTGAAGAAGCCGCTCGCCGACCAGCTCCTGTTCGGTCGCCTTTCGGGGGGCGGCCACGTGAAAGTCACGCTGGGCCCGGACGGGGACGACCTGGCGCTGGCCTTCGAGGCCGCCCGGAGAACCGCCGAGGAGTCGACGCACTGA
- the clpS gene encoding ATP-dependent Clp protease adapter ClpS — protein sequence MKEKQPQLPEGPVVQEARPKLARPILYKVILLNDDYTPMDFVVAILERFFYKTREEATRIMLHVHNKGIGICGIYTREIAETKVRQVLAFAQEHQHPLQCTLEPE from the coding sequence ATGAAAGAGAAACAGCCGCAGCTTCCGGAGGGCCCGGTTGTTCAGGAAGCGCGTCCTAAACTCGCCCGGCCGATTCTCTATAAAGTGATTCTGCTGAATGACGATTACACGCCCATGGACTTCGTCGTCGCGATACTCGAGCGATTCTTTTATAAGACGCGCGAGGAGGCGACGCGGATCATGTTGCACGTGCACAACAAGGGGATCGGTATCTGCGGCATCTATACGAGGGAGATTGCGGAAACCAAGGTTCGGCAGGTACTGGCATTTGCCCAGGAGCACCAGCACCCGCTCCAGTGTACGCTGGAGCCCGAGTAA
- a CDS encoding cold-shock protein, whose amino-acid sequence MAIGTVKWFNASKGYGFITPSDGGDDVFAHFSAIEMDGYKTLKEGQQVEYEVQEGPKGPQASRIRSLSK is encoded by the coding sequence ATGGCAATAGGAACCGTGAAGTGGTTTAACGCCAGCAAGGGGTACGGATTCATCACCCCGAGCGACGGCGGAGACGATGTGTTCGCACACTTCTCCGCCATCGAAATGGACGGCTACAAGACGCTCAAGGAAGGCCAGCAGGTGGAGTACGAGGTCCAGGAAGGACCCAAGGGCCCACAGGCTTCCCGTATCCGCAGCTTGTCAAAGTAG
- the icd gene encoding NADP-dependent isocitrate dehydrogenase codes for MVYDKIQIPAKGERITVNPDFSVNVPDHPLVPFVEGDGIGIDVTPVMRRVTDAAVRKAYGDKRSIAWMEVYAGEKALKLYGSNTWLPDETLDALRRYVVSIKGPLTTPVGGGIRSLNVTMRQVLDLYACVRPIRFFPGTPTPLKESESELTDMVVFRENTEDIYAGIEWPADSAEVKKVINFLQREMGVTQIRFPASSAIGIKPVSREGSERLIRKALKYAVENDRRSVSLVHKGNIMKYTEGAFRNWGYDVARHEFGAQPIGDGPWCRFRNPRTGQEIVVKDVIADNFLQQILLRPEDYDVIATLNLNGDYISDALAAQVGGIGIAPGGNIGDGVAVFEATHGTAPKYAGKNQVNPGSMILSAEMMLRYMGWTEAADLIIRGVAGAIAARTVTYDLARARTAITAPHKPGEHPKATEEVARLMPGATLVSCSGFGEAVVKHMQ; via the coding sequence ATGGTTTACGACAAGATTCAGATCCCCGCGAAGGGCGAGCGCATCACCGTCAATCCGGACTTCAGCGTGAACGTCCCCGATCACCCGCTCGTTCCCTTCGTCGAGGGCGATGGTATCGGCATAGACGTGACCCCGGTGATGCGGCGCGTCACCGACGCCGCGGTGCGGAAGGCATACGGCGACAAGCGCTCGATCGCCTGGATGGAGGTGTACGCCGGCGAGAAAGCCCTGAAGCTGTACGGCAGCAACACCTGGCTTCCGGACGAGACCCTCGATGCGCTGCGACGCTACGTCGTGTCCATCAAGGGGCCGCTCACGACCCCCGTGGGCGGCGGCATCCGTTCCCTCAACGTCACCATGCGCCAGGTGCTCGACCTGTACGCGTGCGTGCGGCCGATCCGGTTCTTTCCGGGCACGCCGACTCCCCTCAAGGAGTCGGAATCGGAGCTGACGGACATGGTCGTGTTCCGCGAGAACACCGAGGACATCTACGCCGGGATCGAGTGGCCCGCGGACTCCGCCGAGGTGAAGAAGGTGATCAACTTCCTTCAGAGGGAGATGGGCGTCACCCAGATCCGCTTCCCGGCCAGCTCGGCGATCGGCATCAAGCCGGTGTCGCGCGAAGGCTCGGAACGGCTCATCCGCAAGGCGCTCAAGTACGCTGTGGAGAACGACCGTCGCTCGGTGTCGCTCGTGCACAAGGGCAACATCATGAAGTACACGGAGGGGGCGTTCCGGAACTGGGGTTACGACGTGGCCCGGCACGAGTTCGGAGCACAGCCGATCGGCGACGGTCCGTGGTGCCGTTTCCGCAATCCGCGAACCGGCCAGGAGATCGTCGTGAAAGACGTCATCGCGGACAACTTTCTCCAGCAGATCCTGCTCCGGCCGGAGGACTACGACGTCATCGCGACGCTCAACCTGAACGGCGACTACATCTCCGACGCGCTGGCCGCGCAGGTCGGCGGCATCGGTATCGCGCCCGGAGGCAACATCGGCGACGGCGTGGCAGTTTTCGAGGCGACCCACGGCACCGCGCCCAAGTATGCCGGCAAGAACCAGGTGAACCCCGGTTCCATGATCCTGTCCGCCGAGATGATGCTGCGCTACATGGGCTGGACCGAGGCCGCGGATCTCATCATCAGGGGGGTCGCCGGCGCGATCGCGGCCCGGACCGTGACGTACGACCTGGCACGTGCGCGCACGGCGATTACCGCGCCGCACAAACCGGGCGAGCACCCGAAGGCCACCGAAGAGGTCGCGCGCCTCATGCCCGGCGCGACGCTCGTCTCCTGCTCGGGCTTCGGCGAGGCCGTCGTGAAACACATGCAGTAG
- the aceA gene encoding isocitrate lyase, with protein MNREQVIRELEQDWKQNPRWRGVTRGYAPQEVVRLRGTVQVEHTLARLGAEKLWKRLQTEDYVHALGALTGNQAMQMAKAGLKAIYLSGWQVAADANNAGQMYPDQSLYPADSVPAVVRRINNAFRRADEIYAAEGREDIDWFVPIVADAEAGFGGVLNAFELMKAMIEAGAAGVHFEDQLSSAKKCGHMGGKVLVPTQEAVQKLIAARFAADVMGVPTIVVGRTDALGANLITSDIDPRDREFLTGERTSEGFFRVHAGMEQAISRGLAYAPYADLIWCETSKPDLAGARRFAEAIKAKFPDRMLAYNCSPSFNWKKHLDDTTIAKFQRELAAMGYKFQFITLAGFHALNYGMFDLADRYRDQGMTAYVELQEAEFRAEPRGYTATKHQREVGAGYFDQVTQAVMGGASSTTALAGSTEEEQFETRRAPSRARA; from the coding sequence ATGAACCGCGAGCAAGTCATCCGGGAGCTGGAACAGGACTGGAAGCAGAATCCGCGCTGGAGAGGCGTTACGCGCGGATACGCGCCGCAGGAGGTGGTGCGGCTGAGGGGCACCGTCCAGGTCGAGCACACCCTGGCCCGTCTCGGCGCCGAGAAGTTGTGGAAGCGCCTGCAGACCGAGGACTACGTCCACGCGCTCGGCGCCCTGACCGGCAACCAGGCCATGCAAATGGCGAAGGCCGGCCTCAAGGCGATTTACCTGAGCGGCTGGCAGGTCGCGGCCGACGCGAACAACGCCGGGCAGATGTACCCCGACCAGAGCCTCTACCCGGCGGACAGCGTCCCCGCCGTGGTCCGACGGATCAACAACGCGTTCCGGCGGGCCGACGAGATCTACGCCGCGGAAGGCCGGGAAGACATCGACTGGTTCGTGCCCATCGTCGCCGACGCCGAGGCGGGGTTCGGGGGCGTGCTCAACGCCTTCGAGCTCATGAAGGCCATGATCGAGGCCGGCGCGGCAGGCGTGCATTTCGAGGACCAGCTATCTTCCGCGAAGAAGTGCGGACACATGGGCGGGAAGGTACTGGTCCCGACGCAGGAGGCCGTGCAAAAGCTGATCGCGGCGCGCTTCGCCGCCGACGTGATGGGCGTGCCGACGATCGTGGTCGGTCGCACCGATGCGCTCGGCGCCAACCTCATCACGAGCGATATCGACCCCCGCGACCGCGAGTTCCTGACCGGGGAGCGCACGAGCGAGGGCTTTTTCCGCGTTCACGCCGGCATGGAGCAGGCCATCTCCCGCGGCCTCGCCTACGCCCCGTACGCCGACCTTATATGGTGCGAGACGTCGAAACCGGATCTGGCGGGCGCCCGGCGTTTCGCCGAGGCGATCAAGGCCAAGTTCCCCGACCGGATGCTCGCGTACAACTGCTCGCCGTCCTTCAACTGGAAGAAGCACCTGGACGACACGACGATCGCCAAATTCCAGCGGGAACTGGCGGCGATGGGCTACAAGTTCCAGTTCATTACCCTGGCCGGCTTCCACGCCCTCAACTACGGCATGTTCGACCTCGCGGACCGTTACCGCGACCAGGGCATGACGGCCTACGTCGAGCTGCAGGAGGCCGAGTTCCGCGCCGAGCCGCGTGGTTATACGGCCACCAAGCACCAGCGCGAGGTGGGTGCCGGTTACTTCGACCAGGTCACTCAGGCGGTCATGGGCGGTGCGTCCTCCACCACCGCCCTCGCCGGGTCGACCGAGGAAGAACAGTTCGAGACGCGCCGGGCGCCGAGTCGCGCCCGCGCCTGA
- a CDS encoding NUDIX hydrolase — translation MIWKPNVTVAAVVERDGRFLLVEETADGRLVLNQPAGHLDEGESLIEAVVRETLEETAWHFRPEALVGIYRWPHPGRPVTYLRFAFAGRVVDHEPARRLDEGIAQAVWLTPEELRAASDRHRSPLVQRCVDDFLEGRRFPLGLLADLAGGTP, via the coding sequence ATGATCTGGAAGCCGAATGTCACCGTGGCGGCCGTCGTCGAACGCGACGGCCGCTTCTTGCTGGTCGAAGAGACCGCCGACGGCCGCCTCGTGCTGAACCAGCCCGCCGGTCATCTCGACGAGGGCGAGAGCCTCATCGAGGCCGTGGTTCGGGAGACGCTCGAGGAGACGGCATGGCACTTCCGGCCGGAAGCGCTGGTCGGCATCTACAGGTGGCCCCATCCTGGACGGCCGGTGACCTATCTGCGCTTTGCCTTCGCCGGCCGCGTGGTGGACCACGAACCCGCGCGACGTCTCGACGAGGGCATCGCGCAGGCGGTCTGGCTCACGCCCGAGGAACTCAGGGCGGCATCCGACCGTCATCGCAGCCCTCTGGTCCAGCGCTGCGTCGACGACTTTCTCGAGGGGCGTCGCTTTCCTCTGGGTCTCCTGGCCGACCTCGCCGGGGGAACGCCATGA
- the mnmA gene encoding tRNA 2-thiouridine(34) synthase MnmA, protein MTTRERVVVGLSGGVDSAVAALLLVRAGFDVVGAFMKNWEEDDTAERCAAAEDYRAAHAVCDHLGIPLHAVNFSAEYWDRVFRYFLEEHRAGRTPNPDVLCNKEIKFRAFLEHAQTLGAGRIATGHYARVASRDGRWRLLKAADRQKDQTYFLYTLGRAQLSRTLFPIGHLTKPEVRTIAREAGLPNHARRDSTGICFIGERNYRAFLEHYLPAQPGPIRDTEGELKGRHDGLMYYTLGQRHGLGLGGPGAAWYVAGKDLASNTLYVAQGEDHPALYHLELEATDLHWVDAPPPDGTRLFAKTRYRQPEQPCRVEGVGETGYRVRFDVPQRALTPGQSVVFYDDEACLGGGVIARATDGAGTRVRAHAAC, encoded by the coding sequence ATGACGACGCGGGAGCGCGTCGTGGTCGGGCTCTCGGGCGGAGTCGATTCCGCCGTCGCCGCCCTGCTCCTCGTTCGCGCGGGTTTCGACGTGGTCGGCGCTTTCATGAAGAACTGGGAAGAGGACGACACCGCGGAGCGCTGCGCCGCGGCCGAAGACTATCGCGCGGCGCACGCCGTGTGCGACCACCTCGGGATACCGCTCCACGCCGTGAACTTTTCCGCGGAGTACTGGGACCGCGTGTTTCGCTACTTCCTCGAGGAGCACCGCGCCGGCCGCACGCCCAACCCCGACGTCCTCTGCAACAAGGAAATCAAGTTCAGGGCCTTCCTCGAGCACGCGCAGACACTCGGCGCCGGGCGGATCGCGACCGGCCATTACGCCAGGGTCGCGTCAAGGGACGGCCGCTGGCGCCTGCTCAAGGCGGCGGACAGGCAAAAGGACCAGACGTACTTCCTGTACACGCTGGGTCGGGCACAGCTGTCGCGCACGCTCTTCCCGATCGGCCACCTGACCAAGCCCGAGGTCCGGACGATCGCACGCGAGGCGGGTCTCCCGAATCACGCCCGCCGCGACTCGACCGGGATATGTTTCATCGGCGAACGCAACTACCGCGCCTTCCTCGAGCACTACCTGCCGGCCCAGCCCGGGCCGATCCGCGATACCGAGGGCGAACTGAAGGGGCGCCACGACGGGCTCATGTACTACACGCTCGGGCAGCGGCACGGGCTCGGCCTCGGCGGTCCGGGCGCCGCCTGGTACGTCGCCGGCAAGGATCTCGCCAGCAACACGCTGTACGTGGCGCAGGGCGAGGACCATCCGGCGCTCTACCACCTTGAGCTCGAGGCCACGGATTTGCATTGGGTCGATGCGCCTCCGCCCGACGGGACGCGACTTTTCGCGAAGACCCGCTACCGGCAGCCCGAGCAGCCGTGTCGGGTGGAAGGCGTCGGCGAAACGGGATACCGGGTGCGCTTCGACGTGCCGCAGCGCGCGCTCACCCCCGGACAGTCGGTCGTGTTCTACGACGACGAGGCGTGCCTCGGCGGCGGGGTGATCGCGCGCGCGACGGACGGCGCCGGAACCCGCGTCCGCGCGCACGCCGCCTGCTAG
- the purB gene encoding adenylosuccinate lyase encodes MSSPASPGLHPLTALSPLDGRYEAKVAPLRALFSEYGLIRLRVQVEVHWLLALSAQPQVGEVPPFTPATMRLLEDILSGFSLADAERIKEIEATTNHDVKAVEYFLKERTRGNTEIERCGEFIHFACTSEDINNLAYGLMIREGRDAVMLPRLDRLIAAIGELAVRHADQPMLSRTHGQPASPTTLGKEMANFAYRLRRARAALAAVPILGKINGAVGNYNAHLVAYPEVNWVAVAKGFVENLGLAWNPYTTQIEPHDYIAEIADAMARLNTILLDFNRDVWAYIALGYFRQKVAAQEVGSSTMPHKVNPIDFENSEGNLGLANALLHHLSSKLPVSRWQRDLTDSTVLRNLGVALGYALLAYESCLRGLGKLEVDADRLARDLDDNWEVLAEAVQTVMRRYGVEEPYEKLKALTRGKGINRQSLQAFIRALSIPDDAKQRLLALTPAGYTGNAAAQAVAIAQDTR; translated from the coding sequence ATGAGCTCCCCCGCGTCGCCCGGCCTCCATCCGCTGACCGCGCTCTCCCCGCTGGACGGCCGCTACGAGGCCAAGGTCGCACCGTTGCGCGCGCTCTTCAGCGAGTACGGTCTGATCCGGCTGCGCGTGCAGGTCGAGGTACACTGGCTGCTCGCGCTTTCGGCCCAGCCTCAGGTGGGCGAGGTGCCCCCCTTTACTCCCGCCACGATGCGGCTTCTCGAGGACATCCTGAGCGGTTTTTCCCTCGCCGACGCGGAACGGATCAAGGAGATCGAGGCGACGACGAACCACGACGTGAAGGCGGTGGAGTACTTCCTGAAAGAGCGCACGCGCGGTAACACGGAGATCGAGCGGTGCGGGGAGTTCATCCACTTCGCCTGCACGTCGGAGGACATCAACAACCTCGCCTACGGCCTCATGATCCGCGAGGGTCGCGACGCGGTCATGCTCCCGCGCCTCGACCGGCTCATCGCCGCGATCGGGGAGCTCGCCGTACGGCATGCCGACCAGCCCATGCTCTCGCGCACGCACGGCCAGCCCGCCTCGCCCACGACGCTCGGCAAGGAAATGGCGAACTTCGCATACCGGCTCCGGCGCGCCCGCGCCGCGCTCGCCGCGGTGCCGATCCTCGGAAAGATCAACGGTGCCGTCGGCAACTACAACGCACATCTCGTCGCGTACCCGGAAGTCAACTGGGTGGCCGTGGCGAAGGGCTTCGTCGAGAACCTCGGCCTCGCCTGGAATCCGTACACGACCCAGATCGAGCCGCACGACTACATCGCCGAGATCGCCGATGCGATGGCGCGGTTGAACACGATACTGCTCGACTTCAACCGCGATGTGTGGGCCTACATTGCGCTCGGCTACTTCAGGCAGAAGGTGGCGGCGCAGGAGGTCGGCTCCTCGACCATGCCGCACAAGGTGAACCCGATCGATTTCGAGAACTCCGAGGGCAACCTCGGCCTCGCGAACGCGCTGCTCCATCACCTCTCGAGCAAGCTGCCGGTGAGCCGCTGGCAGCGCGATCTCACCGATTCGACGGTGCTGCGCAACCTCGGCGTCGCGCTGGGCTACGCGTTGCTCGCCTACGAATCCTGCCTGCGCGGCCTGGGCAAGCTCGAGGTCGACGCCGACCGCCTCGCGCGGGATCTGGACGACAACTGGGAGGTCCTGGCCGAGGCCGTGCAGACGGTGATGCGCCGCTACGGCGTCGAAGAGCCCTATGAAAAACTGAAGGCGCTCACCCGCGGCAAGGGCATCAATCGCCAGAGCCTGCAGGCGTTCATCCGAGCCCTGTCCATACCGGACGATGCCAAGCAGCGGTTGCTGGCATTGACACCGGCCGGCTACACGGGGAACGCCGCCGCCCAGGCGGTGGCGATCGCGCAGGACACGCGCTAG
- a CDS encoding C40 family peptidase yields the protein MIVACRLRLAVVPALLAVALGACSSAPTRPQTAEVGTRAAEHALRMVGVPYRYGGSSPRGFDCSGLVQYSYARAGARIPRSTKAQRARSHPVSRRQLRRGDLLFFNQEGKRASHVGIYLGNNRFVHAPSSGKSVYVADITDPYWRRHFHEARRPLIE from the coding sequence ATGATTGTCGCCTGCCGCCTTCGTCTTGCCGTCGTGCCCGCCCTGCTCGCGGTCGCCCTGGGCGCCTGCTCCTCCGCGCCGACCCGCCCGCAAACCGCCGAGGTCGGCACGCGCGCGGCCGAGCACGCGTTGCGGATGGTCGGCGTGCCCTACCGCTACGGCGGGAGCAGCCCGCGGGGATTCGACTGCAGCGGACTCGTCCAGTACAGCTATGCCCGGGCCGGGGCCCGGATCCCGCGCAGCACGAAGGCCCAGCGCGCGCGGTCGCACCCGGTGTCCCGGCGCCAGCTCCGGCGCGGTGACCTCCTGTTCTTCAACCAGGAAGGCAAGCGCGCCTCGCACGTCGGCATTTACCTCGGCAACAACCGTTTCGTGCACGCCCCCTCGAGCGGCAAGTCGGTTTACGTGGCCGACATCACCGACCCGTACTGGCGGCGCCACTTTCACGAGGCGCGCCGGCCTCTGATCGAATGA